In Acidimicrobiales bacterium, the following proteins share a genomic window:
- a CDS encoding DNA recombination protein RmuC gives MVILAVVSLLVALVSVAVAVVVLTRRASPPATVVPDALVAATVAALRDEQAATVQAAVATVVDVAGEQLGSRSAAADQALRERQEAIGAALDDERRAVGDELRETRRQLDAMARLVGELRLESAEQQGRLEQGLADAVRSTTHLAGTTDALRQALASTKARGQWGERMAEDVLRAAGFVEGVNYRRQTAVAGGTIPDLTFPLPGGRDLHMDVKFPFDNYLRALEASTDADREAFEARFMVDVKARIKEITTRSYIDAERTVDHVLLFIPNEAVFGFVLERDPNLIDHAIGQKVVICSPSTLFAVLAVVRQAVEQFRLERTSDEILACLASFEKEWTRYAEAFAKLGSQLATVSKTYDHLAGTRTNQLERTLQHVDRLRTERGLDAVVALAPAGDAPPAPGAPADAPEPDRASVRRALAASPPSTGDVDGALARVADLRLK, from the coding sequence ATGGTGATCCTCGCCGTCGTCTCCCTCCTCGTGGCCCTGGTCAGCGTGGCCGTCGCGGTCGTCGTCCTCACCCGTCGGGCATCCCCGCCCGCCACCGTCGTGCCCGACGCGCTGGTGGCCGCCACCGTCGCGGCACTGCGTGACGAGCAGGCCGCCACCGTGCAGGCGGCGGTGGCCACCGTGGTCGACGTCGCCGGCGAGCAGCTGGGCAGCCGGTCGGCGGCCGCCGACCAGGCGCTGCGCGAGCGCCAGGAGGCCATCGGCGCGGCGCTCGACGACGAACGCCGCGCCGTGGGCGACGAGCTGCGCGAGACCCGCCGCCAGCTCGATGCGATGGCGCGCCTCGTCGGCGAGCTCCGCCTCGAGAGCGCCGAGCAGCAGGGCCGCCTCGAGCAGGGCCTGGCCGACGCCGTGCGGTCCACGACCCACCTCGCCGGCACCACCGACGCCCTCCGCCAGGCGTTGGCCAGCACCAAGGCACGGGGCCAGTGGGGCGAGCGCATGGCGGAGGACGTGCTGCGCGCCGCGGGCTTCGTGGAGGGCGTCAACTACCGCCGCCAGACCGCGGTCGCCGGCGGCACCATCCCCGACCTCACCTTCCCGCTCCCCGGGGGCCGCGACCTGCACATGGACGTGAAGTTCCCGTTCGACAACTACCTGCGGGCGCTGGAGGCGTCCACGGATGCCGACCGCGAGGCGTTCGAGGCCCGCTTCATGGTCGATGTGAAGGCCCGCATCAAGGAGATCACCACCCGCTCCTACATCGACGCCGAGCGCACCGTCGACCACGTCCTGTTGTTCATCCCGAACGAGGCCGTCTTCGGGTTCGTGCTCGAGCGCGACCCGAACCTGATCGACCACGCCATCGGCCAGAAGGTGGTCATCTGCTCCCCGTCCACGCTCTTCGCGGTGCTCGCCGTGGTCCGTCAGGCCGTCGAGCAGTTCCGGCTCGAGCGCACCAGCGACGAGATCCTCGCGTGCCTGGCGTCGTTCGAGAAGGAGTGGACCAGGTACGCCGAGGCCTTCGCCAAGCTCGGCAGCCAGCTGGCCACCGTGTCGAAGACCTACGACCATCTCGCCGGCACCCGCACCAACCAGCTCGAGCGCACGCTGCAGCACGTCGACCGCCTGCGCACCGAGCGGGGGCTCGATGCCGTCGTGGCGCTCGCGCCCGCCGGTGACGCGCCCCCGGCACCCGGTGCGCCGGCCGACGCTCCGGAGCCGGACCGGGCCTCGGTGCGCAGGGCGCTGGCGGCGTCCCCGCCGTCGACGGGTGACGTCGACGGGGCGCTCGCCCGTGTCGCTGACCTCCGCCTGAAGTAG
- a CDS encoding MarR family transcriptional regulator: MGAVGDGPADGGAAGAPLGPAPTGAGLLEQGLAGHVAPEQIGSAALALRAMRFGRLVERGLQDLLRPSGLERSEFSVLSSLLLTAPGRGQSPSELSRSVVQTTSGMTKTVNRLERRGLVARRASSGDARRVDIVLTDSGRRLARELLAGLVAGFAEPLASTDEEAARDLAAALVGVLRVLERVEGVAPTGSRPADD, from the coding sequence ATGGGTGCCGTGGGTGACGGTCCGGCGGATGGTGGAGCGGCCGGCGCTCCCCTGGGTCCGGCGCCCACAGGAGCGGGGCTCCTCGAGCAGGGCCTCGCCGGTCACGTCGCCCCGGAGCAGATCGGATCGGCGGCACTGGCGCTGCGGGCCATGCGCTTCGGCCGTCTCGTCGAGCGCGGGCTCCAGGACCTCCTGCGCCCCTCCGGGCTCGAGCGCTCGGAGTTCTCGGTCCTGTCGAGCCTGTTGTTGACGGCGCCCGGACGAGGTCAGAGCCCCAGCGAGCTCTCCCGGAGCGTGGTGCAGACCACGAGCGGGATGACCAAGACGGTCAACCGCCTGGAGCGTCGGGGTCTGGTGGCGCGGCGCGCCTCGTCGGGCGACGCCCGCCGGGTCGACATCGTGCTCACCGACTCGGGGCGGCGACTCGCCCGGGAACTGCTCGCCGGCCTGGTCGCCGGGTTCGCCGAACCGTTGGCATCGACCGACGAGGAGGCCGCCCGGGACCTCGCGGCGGCGCTGGTCGGCGTGCTGCGCGTCCTCGAGCGGGTGGAGGGGGTCGCCCCCACCGGTTCGCGCCCTGCTGACGACTGA